One part of the Clostridium thermosuccinogenes genome encodes these proteins:
- a CDS encoding XTP/dITP diphosphatase, with protein sequence MRKFLVATKNKGKLKEIEEILAGLPFEVVSMEQAGIDKDIEEYGTTFEENAMIKAKELHRLTGEMVMADDSGLEVDYLNGAPGIYSARFAGEGATDEDKNKKLLELLEGVPFEKRSARFVCVIAVVFPDGRSFTVKGTCDGYIGFVPQGTNGFGYDPLFFLPEYNMTTAQLDPDEKNKISHRGKALKAMVEKLKKYENFT encoded by the coding sequence ATGAGAAAATTCTTAGTAGCGACGAAGAATAAAGGCAAACTTAAAGAAATTGAGGAAATACTGGCAGGGCTGCCCTTTGAGGTTGTTTCCATGGAACAGGCAGGTATTGATAAAGACATTGAGGAATATGGCACCACATTTGAGGAAAATGCCATGATTAAGGCAAAGGAGCTTCACCGTCTGACAGGTGAAATGGTCATGGCGGATGATTCAGGGCTTGAAGTTGATTATTTGAATGGTGCACCGGGTATATACTCGGCGCGTTTTGCCGGGGAAGGTGCTACTGATGAAGATAAAAACAAAAAGCTTTTAGAACTTCTGGAAGGAGTGCCCTTCGAAAAGAGGTCAGCGAGGTTTGTATGTGTTATAGCCGTCGTTTTCCCCGACGGAAGAAGCTTCACCGTAAAGGGAACCTGCGACGGATATATAGGTTTCGTGCCTCAAGGTACCAATGGTTTTGGTTACGATCCTCTATTTTTCCTGCCTGAATACAATATGACGACAGCCCAATTGGACCCGGATGAAAAAAATAAAATTAGCCACAGGGGAAAAGCCCTGAAAGCTATGGTCGAGAAACTTAAAAAATATGAGAATTTCACGTAG
- the rph gene encoding ribonuclease PH, with translation MRIDGRDNAQLRDVRITRNYTKYAEGSVLIEMGDTKVICTATVDDKVPPFKKGSGEGWITAEYSMLPRATKVRNPRDISKLKINGRAQEIQRLIGRSLRSVVNFSALGEREILIDCDVIQADGGTRTASITGAFVALVDACKVLIDSGIIEKMPVTDFVAAVSVGVVDGCEMLDLCYAEDSNALVDMNVVMSGNGQFVEIQATGEQATFGRQQLDKLLELAEGGINTLIKLQKEALGSLADEVGRISKDEKILSSDEE, from the coding sequence TTGAGAATTGACGGCAGAGATAACGCGCAGTTGAGAGACGTCAGGATAACACGGAATTACACGAAATATGCGGAGGGGTCCGTCCTGATAGAGATGGGGGATACGAAAGTAATATGTACAGCTACGGTGGATGACAAGGTACCTCCATTTAAAAAAGGCAGCGGGGAAGGGTGGATAACTGCCGAGTACTCCATGCTGCCCAGGGCAACTAAAGTTAGAAATCCCAGGGATATCAGCAAGTTGAAAATTAATGGCCGGGCACAGGAAATTCAGAGGCTGATAGGAAGGTCTTTGAGGTCTGTTGTGAATTTTAGTGCGCTGGGTGAGAGGGAGATACTGATAGACTGTGATGTAATACAAGCCGACGGCGGCACAAGGACAGCTTCTATTACAGGTGCTTTTGTAGCCCTTGTGGATGCATGCAAGGTGTTGATAGACAGCGGGATAATCGAAAAAATGCCTGTAACTGATTTTGTTGCGGCAGTAAGCGTTGGGGTAGTAGACGGCTGTGAGATGCTGGATTTGTGCTATGCAGAAGACTCCAATGCTCTTGTGGATATGAATGTTGTAATGTCAGGTAATGGTCAATTTGTTGAGATACAAGCAACAGGAGAACAAGCGACCTTCGGCAGGCAGCAGTTGGATAAGCTTTTGGAATTGGCCGAGGGTGGTATAAATACCTTAATCAAACTTCAGAAGGAAGCTCTCGGCTCCTTAGCAGACGAAGTTGGGAGAATTAGCAAGGATGAGAAAATTCTTAGTAGCGACGAAGAATAA
- a CDS encoding GerMN domain-containing protein produces the protein MKRSLCLLLVAAIVLLTGCALPVEGNPRGAEDTSVQGNMVDVEEGDVSDQGKVSYDNKPVETDEPDEPEKPEKPTMQVNIYYQDADGYIIPVTRRISKQEGIARAAINSLIDNSINREEIDYYGLYPVLPKGTRILGLTIREGTAIIDFSGELLDYDSEKAEKCIISSIVYTLTEFSTVQRVRILVNGSRKDRLKFGTDISEDLDRQNILINSEKINVEQGMAKYDVYLFKAANDRFSYILPVSAEASGIDADAIAARIISDLGKKPAGGVLFSELPEGTELIGSDIKDDMIVLDISKEIMNYGGNAREEGILRQILYSMAQIEGVKKVKILVGGKATNLPEGTDLTESMSIPSVINDYIDK, from the coding sequence ATGAAGAGGAGTTTATGTTTACTACTGGTAGCAGCCATTGTCCTTTTAACCGGATGCGCATTGCCGGTGGAGGGCAATCCCAGAGGTGCAGAAGATACTTCTGTCCAAGGTAATATGGTAGATGTTGAAGAAGGTGACGTGAGCGACCAGGGAAAGGTAAGTTACGATAATAAACCTGTTGAGACTGATGAACCTGATGAGCCTGAAAAGCCGGAAAAACCGACAATGCAGGTGAATATATACTATCAGGATGCAGATGGTTACATAATACCGGTAACCAGGAGGATAAGCAAACAGGAAGGAATCGCAAGAGCAGCAATTAACAGTTTGATTGACAATTCCATCAATCGGGAGGAAATAGATTATTACGGGTTATATCCTGTACTGCCGAAAGGTACCAGGATACTGGGATTGACAATCCGGGAAGGTACGGCAATCATCGATTTCAGCGGTGAGCTTCTGGATTATGACAGCGAGAAGGCAGAAAAATGCATAATTTCATCCATAGTTTACACGCTGACGGAATTTAGCACCGTGCAAAGGGTTAGAATCCTGGTGAATGGCAGCCGAAAGGACAGGTTGAAATTCGGCACAGATATATCTGAAGATTTGGACAGACAGAATATATTGATTAATTCCGAAAAAATAAATGTGGAACAGGGTATGGCCAAGTATGATGTTTACCTTTTTAAAGCTGCAAATGACAGGTTTTCATACATATTGCCGGTATCTGCCGAGGCTTCCGGTATCGATGCTGATGCCATTGCGGCAAGGATCATATCCGACCTGGGCAAAAAGCCTGCCGGAGGGGTTCTGTTTTCGGAACTCCCTGAGGGAACAGAGCTTATCGGAAGCGATATCAAGGATGATATGATTGTTCTTGATATCAGTAAGGAAATAATGAACTATGGAGGTAATGCGAGGGAAGAAGGCATTTTGAGGCAAATCCTCTACTCCATGGCTCAGATAGAGGGAGTTAAAAAGGTAAAAATACTGGTAGGCGGAAAGGCAACCAACCTCCCGGAGGGTACGGATCTTACGGAAAGCATGTCAATTCCTTCCGTGATAAATGATTATATAGATAAATGA
- a CDS encoding N-acetylmuramoyl-L-alanine amidase yields MKKLAISILASITLISSTINTVAHAKLVAVLPPALGATVSGELKNVECSTNGSQDVIKINVSKLKDYNVFYLPNPDRVVIDIPKAKAPATQNKIDVGGRYASSVRYAQFNEDTARVVVDLKEMTQYFVRKESGMLVLYLTKPIVDNVIYYNDDDGGNLVLDGIKLFGGDNGSEKLFTETFDSNGKKYTIAFPNTLGEVKSKIVSINDGYINMIRIYNSKSAGKTTMTIYAKENFTYEVIHDDKLGSSVVSFRKEPSPDEGDGKQETEEPKDDKPETENPEPKKLDVKYSAISNGDRVALTVGSYEGYNVFRLTDPDRIVIDIPNASVPEKQGTIKVDSGRISTVRYAQHNSSTARVVIDTKGLPHYSIAEKDGQLIIDVQSPTYKNLVYHNSGDRVYFSLKGAKLTEGGADLKKFYTGKYDSSGQKYTITFRSNLANIGTGTLEINDSYLKSIEISTDEKSKNTSITFNAKDKFVYEIITRADVNDTAITVLKPYSAKDKLVVIDAGHGGSESGATSAGVKEKDLNLDIAMRLNSLLKSKGVNTYMLREDDSYVGLYERAYIANSLNATLFLSIHNNAFNNKETGTETLYHPNSAKSKKFAQIIQNELISTLKTKDRKLKERPGLVVLKATKMPAALAEIAFVDSAEDRKKLLDENFRQKAAEALCRAIIKALEDY; encoded by the coding sequence ATGAAAAAGCTTGCAATATCTATCTTGGCATCAATTACACTAATCTCTTCCACAATTAATACTGTAGCACATGCAAAGCTCGTGGCTGTCTTACCTCCTGCTTTAGGAGCTACCGTTAGCGGTGAGCTGAAAAATGTTGAATGTTCCACAAACGGCAGCCAGGACGTAATCAAGATTAATGTCAGCAAGCTTAAGGATTATAATGTTTTCTACCTGCCCAACCCCGACAGGGTTGTGATTGATATTCCCAAAGCAAAAGCGCCTGCCACACAGAATAAAATCGATGTTGGAGGCAGGTATGCATCATCGGTAAGGTATGCGCAGTTTAACGAGGATACAGCCAGGGTAGTGGTTGATCTGAAGGAAATGACTCAGTACTTTGTCAGGAAGGAATCGGGAATGTTGGTTCTTTATTTAACCAAACCCATTGTAGACAATGTCATTTATTACAATGACGACGATGGGGGAAATCTGGTGCTGGATGGAATAAAGCTTTTTGGCGGGGATAACGGGTCAGAAAAGCTCTTCACGGAAACTTTTGATTCCAACGGCAAAAAGTACACCATTGCTTTTCCCAACACCCTGGGAGAAGTGAAAAGCAAAATAGTGAGCATCAATGATGGCTATATCAATATGATCCGTATTTATAACAGCAAGTCTGCGGGAAAAACCACCATGACGATATACGCCAAAGAAAATTTTACATATGAAGTCATCCATGATGACAAATTGGGAAGTTCCGTCGTTTCATTCCGCAAGGAACCTTCCCCGGATGAAGGTGATGGAAAACAGGAAACCGAGGAGCCTAAAGATGATAAGCCGGAAACAGAGAATCCTGAACCCAAAAAGCTGGATGTCAAATATTCCGCAATTTCAAATGGGGACAGGGTTGCGTTGACTGTCGGCAGCTATGAAGGGTACAATGTTTTCAGGCTTACCGACCCTGACAGAATAGTGATTGATATACCGAACGCTTCGGTGCCTGAAAAGCAGGGAACCATAAAGGTGGACAGCGGAAGGATAAGCACGGTGAGATATGCCCAGCATAACAGCAGCACAGCCAGGGTTGTGATTGATACAAAAGGCTTGCCCCACTACAGCATAGCCGAGAAAGACGGGCAGTTGATCATTGATGTGCAAAGTCCCACATATAAAAATTTGGTTTACCACAACAGCGGAGACCGGGTATATTTTTCGCTGAAAGGCGCAAAGCTTACCGAGGGAGGAGCGGACCTCAAGAAATTCTATACCGGAAAGTATGACTCTTCCGGGCAGAAGTACACCATAACGTTCAGAAGCAATCTGGCGAATATAGGAACCGGCACATTGGAAATAAATGACAGCTATCTGAAATCGATAGAGATCAGCACTGATGAAAAAAGCAAGAATACCAGCATTACCTTTAATGCAAAGGACAAATTCGTATACGAGATTATCACCCGTGCTGATGTTAATGATACTGCGATAACGGTATTAAAGCCGTACTCTGCCAAGGACAAGCTGGTGGTGATAGATGCAGGGCACGGAGGCAGCGAGTCAGGAGCGACGAGTGCAGGTGTCAAGGAGAAAGACCTGAATCTGGATATTGCCATGAGGCTGAATTCCTTACTTAAAAGCAAAGGTGTAAATACATATATGCTAAGGGAGGATGACAGCTATGTAGGGCTGTATGAGAGGGCATACATAGCCAACAGCCTGAATGCTACACTGTTCCTGAGTATACATAACAACGCTTTCAATAATAAGGAAACGGGAACCGAAACCCTTTATCATCCCAACAGTGCAAAGAGCAAGAAGTTTGCTCAGATAATTCAGAATGAGCTTATAAGCACTCTTAAAACTAAAGACAGAAAGCTTAAGGAAAGACCCGGACTGGTGGTATTGAAAGCAACCAAGATGCCTGCTGCATTGGCTGAGATAGCTTTCGTGGATAGTGCTGAGGACAGAAAGAAACTTCTGGACGAAAACTTCAGGCAGAAGGCCGCAGAAGCCCTGTGCAGAGCTATAATCAAAGCTTTGGAGGATTATTGA
- the ruvB gene encoding Holliday junction branch migration DNA helicase RuvB, translating into MEEERLVGCEIKQEDYDEASLRPRKFSEYIGQAKVKENLSIFIEAAKQRKEALDHVLLYGPPGLGKTTLAGIIASELGVNLRVTSGPAIEKPGDLAALLTNLGNYDVLFIDEIHRLNRSVEEILYPAMEDYALDIIIGKGPSARSIRLDLPKFTLVGATTRAGLLTSPLRDRFGVINRLEIYNTEELKQIVKRSAGILNIGIDEEGAEEIARRARGTPRIANRLLKRVRDFAQIKAEGFIDGKVAKMSLDALEVDRIGLDGVDRKMLMTIIDKFAGGPVGLDTLAASIGEEANTIEDVYEPYLLQLGFINKTPRGRMATKLAYEHFGLRYE; encoded by the coding sequence ATGGAAGAAGAAAGACTTGTGGGATGCGAAATCAAACAGGAGGATTATGACGAAGCCAGCCTCAGGCCTAGAAAATTCAGTGAGTATATCGGACAAGCAAAAGTAAAGGAAAACCTTTCGATATTTATAGAGGCGGCAAAACAGCGCAAGGAGGCTTTGGACCATGTGCTGCTTTACGGACCGCCCGGCCTGGGAAAAACTACTTTAGCCGGGATAATAGCTTCCGAATTGGGAGTGAATTTGAGAGTCACGTCAGGGCCTGCCATAGAAAAGCCCGGGGACTTGGCAGCATTGTTGACCAACCTTGGAAATTACGATGTGCTTTTTATCGATGAGATCCACCGCCTTAACAGAAGTGTCGAGGAAATTCTTTATCCTGCCATGGAGGATTATGCCCTGGATATTATTATAGGAAAAGGCCCGAGCGCTCGTTCCATAAGGCTGGATCTGCCGAAATTCACTTTGGTGGGGGCCACCACAAGGGCAGGGCTGCTTACATCTCCCTTGAGGGACAGGTTTGGTGTCATCAACAGGCTTGAAATATATAATACGGAGGAGCTGAAGCAGATTGTAAAAAGGTCGGCCGGCATACTTAATATAGGGATAGATGAGGAAGGCGCTGAAGAAATCGCCCGACGGGCGAGGGGAACGCCCAGGATAGCAAACCGGCTTTTAAAGAGGGTGAGGGATTTTGCACAGATAAAAGCCGAGGGGTTTATTGACGGCAAAGTGGCAAAAATGTCGCTGGATGCGTTGGAGGTAGACAGGATAGGCCTGGACGGCGTAGACAGGAAAATGCTCATGACAATAATAGACAAGTTTGCCGGAGGACCGGTAGGGCTGGATACCCTTGCCGCATCGATAGGGGAGGAGGCCAACACCATTGAAGATGTGTATGAACCCTATCTCCTCCAGTTGGGATTCATCAACAAAACTCCAAGGGGAAGGATGGCTACGAAGCTAGCTTATGAGCATTTTGGGCTCAGATATGAATAA
- the ruvA gene encoding Holliday junction branch migration protein RuvA: MIAYIKGKIAYKHNEYIIVETNGIGYKIFTSLSSVQAMGPVGDEVKMYTYLYVREDIMSLYGFCTQEELSMFELLISVSGVGPKAAVSLLSSITPSKFSLAVITDDAKTLTKAQGVGSKMAQRIILELKDKIKKEQLVATEKLKEESVPADGENTRIPEAISALMVLGYTPIEASRAVSAVYSDDMDLESIIKNALKGLAR, from the coding sequence ATGATTGCGTACATAAAAGGAAAAATTGCCTATAAGCACAATGAATATATAATAGTTGAAACCAACGGGATCGGATATAAAATATTCACATCCCTTTCCTCCGTTCAGGCGATGGGGCCGGTGGGGGATGAAGTCAAGATGTATACATATCTGTATGTCAGAGAGGATATCATGAGCCTTTATGGGTTTTGTACGCAGGAAGAGCTCAGCATGTTTGAACTGCTGATTTCAGTTTCGGGAGTGGGGCCGAAAGCCGCTGTTTCCCTGTTATCATCCATCACGCCGTCCAAATTCAGCCTGGCGGTAATCACCGACGATGCCAAGACCCTGACAAAGGCTCAGGGCGTAGGCAGCAAAATGGCTCAAAGGATAATATTGGAGCTTAAAGACAAGATAAAGAAGGAGCAGCTGGTGGCTACCGAAAAACTTAAGGAGGAGAGTGTGCCGGCGGATGGTGAGAATACCAGGATACCTGAGGCCATAAGCGCGTTAATGGTTCTGGGATATACCCCCATTGAAGCGAGCAGGGCCGTATCTGCGGTGTATTCCGATGATATGGATCTGGAATCGATTATAAAAAATGCCCTGAAAGGGCTTGCGCGATAG
- the ruvC gene encoding crossover junction endodeoxyribonuclease RuvC, with protein sequence MIIMGIDPGFAITGYGIVKYEGNKFSVIDYGAVTTEASMELPNRLVCLYDRLQELIKTFNPDAVAIEELFFNKNIKTALAVGHGRGVAVLSAAKAGVSVFEYTPLQVKQSVVGYGRAEKAQIQQMVKIILNLPSIPKPDDVADALAVAICHGHSYRMNAYLNRR encoded by the coding sequence ATGATCATCATGGGTATTGACCCTGGATTTGCTATAACCGGGTATGGTATAGTAAAATATGAGGGGAACAAATTTTCGGTAATTGATTATGGCGCGGTGACAACTGAGGCTTCCATGGAACTGCCCAACCGGCTGGTTTGCTTATATGACAGGCTCCAGGAGCTGATTAAGACCTTCAATCCGGATGCTGTGGCGATTGAGGAATTGTTTTTCAACAAGAATATCAAGACGGCGCTGGCTGTAGGCCATGGAAGGGGAGTGGCAGTTCTTTCGGCAGCAAAGGCCGGTGTGAGTGTTTTTGAATACACGCCGCTGCAGGTAAAGCAGTCGGTGGTGGGCTACGGCAGGGCTGAAAAGGCTCAGATTCAGCAAATGGTTAAAATTATCCTGAACCTGCCCAGTATACCAAAGCCTGATGACGTTGCAGACGCCTTGGCTGTTGCCATCTGTCATGGCCATTCCTACAGGATGAACGCTTATTTGAACAGGAGGTAA
- a CDS encoding argininosuccinate synthase, whose amino-acid sequence MSQKEKVILAYSGGLDTSIIIPWLKENYDYEVIAMAADVGQKEELDHLNEKAIKTGASKIYIEDLREEFVTDFIFPTLKAGAIYEGKYLLGTSFARPLIAKRMVEIAEKEGATAIAHGATGKGNDQVRFELTVKALAPHLKIIAPWRIWDIKSREDEIDYAMERNIPVPVTKKENYSMDRNLWHLSHEGQDLEDPWNEPQYDKLLKLMVPPEKAPDKPTYVEIYFEKGIPKKVNGVEYGPVELIEVLNKIAGENGVGIADMVENRLVGMKSRGVYETPGGTVLYAAHRELELLCLDRDTLHYKDIVAQRFAELVYYGQWYTPLREAISAFVDVTQQTVTGTVRMKLYKGNCMPAGAKSDYSLYSEELSTFGRDAVYNQKDAEGFINLFGLPMKVQALMKEKNKNNK is encoded by the coding sequence ATGAGTCAGAAAGAAAAAGTAATACTTGCCTACTCAGGAGGCTTGGATACATCAATAATAATACCATGGCTTAAGGAAAACTATGATTACGAGGTCATAGCCATGGCTGCCGATGTAGGCCAGAAGGAAGAGCTGGATCATCTGAATGAGAAAGCGATAAAGACCGGAGCGAGCAAAATTTACATAGAGGATTTGAGGGAAGAATTTGTGACCGATTTCATATTCCCGACGCTAAAAGCCGGTGCGATATATGAAGGAAAATACCTTCTCGGAACATCCTTTGCAAGACCGTTAATCGCCAAGAGAATGGTAGAAATCGCCGAAAAGGAAGGTGCTACGGCTATTGCCCATGGCGCTACCGGAAAAGGAAATGACCAGGTAAGATTTGAGCTTACGGTCAAAGCCCTTGCCCCCCACCTGAAAATAATAGCTCCATGGAGGATCTGGGATATCAAGTCGAGGGAAGACGAAATTGATTATGCAATGGAAAGAAACATACCTGTCCCGGTTACTAAAAAGGAAAACTACAGCATGGACAGGAACCTGTGGCATTTGAGCCATGAAGGACAGGACCTGGAGGACCCCTGGAATGAGCCTCAGTATGACAAGCTTCTTAAACTCATGGTTCCTCCCGAAAAAGCCCCGGATAAACCCACCTATGTGGAGATATATTTTGAAAAGGGCATACCCAAAAAGGTGAATGGCGTTGAATACGGCCCTGTAGAATTAATTGAAGTTCTTAACAAAATTGCGGGAGAAAACGGCGTAGGTATCGCCGATATGGTTGAGAACCGTCTGGTGGGCATGAAGTCAAGAGGAGTATATGAGACTCCCGGCGGAACAGTCCTTTATGCCGCCCACAGGGAACTGGAGCTCCTCTGCCTTGACAGGGATACGCTTCACTACAAGGATATCGTAGCCCAGAGATTTGCGGAGCTCGTGTATTACGGACAGTGGTATACACCTTTGAGGGAAGCAATATCAGCCTTTGTGGATGTCACACAGCAGACTGTCACCGGAACGGTCCGCATGAAGCTTTACAAAGGCAATTGCATGCCGGCCGGAGCAAAATCCGACTACTCCCTTTACAGTGAAGAGCTTTCTACCTTCGGCAGGGATGCGGTCTACAATCAAAAGGATGCGGAAGGCTTCATAAACCTCTTCGGTCTGCCTATGAAGGTCCAGGCATTGATGAAGGAGAAAAATAAAAATAATAAGTAA
- the argH gene encoding argininosuccinate lyase, whose protein sequence is MKLWGGRFQKNTDRSVDDFNSSIRFDCRMYKQDIRGSMAHARMLGKCGIISEADAKLIQKTLAEILDDIEKGLVEFEVDAEDIHMNVEKILISRIGDVGKRLHTGRSRNDQVALDIRMYLKDEINNIRDMLISLEKVLLEKAEDNLDTILPGYTHLQKAQPITFAHHIMAYCQMFKRDIERLEDCFKRTNVMPLGSGALAGTTYPLDRYMVAEELGFAGITENSLDGVSDRDFAIELASCLSIIMMHLSRFSEELILWSSHEFSFIEMDDAYSTGSSIMPQKKNPDVAELVRGKSGRVYGNLMALLTVMKSLPLAYNKDMQEDKEAIFDSVDTVKMCIPVFTRMIATMKIRKENMYKAAQGGFTNATDMADYLVKKGIPFRDAHAIIGKMVLYCINNNKAIEELSLEEFKNFSGIIEEDVYNEICLEKCVSERKLPGGPAKESVMKSISNLKEHLASLKQSL, encoded by the coding sequence GTGAAACTTTGGGGCGGAAGATTTCAAAAAAACACCGACAGGTCGGTGGATGACTTTAATTCATCCATAAGATTCGATTGCAGGATGTATAAGCAGGACATTCGAGGCAGCATGGCCCACGCCAGGATGCTTGGAAAATGCGGCATCATTTCTGAAGCCGATGCGAAACTCATTCAGAAAACCCTGGCTGAAATCCTTGACGATATCGAAAAAGGCCTGGTGGAATTTGAGGTGGATGCGGAAGACATCCATATGAATGTAGAAAAAATCCTCATATCAAGGATAGGCGATGTGGGTAAAAGACTGCATACGGGTAGAAGCCGGAATGACCAGGTGGCCCTGGACATCCGCATGTATCTAAAGGATGAAATCAATAATATCCGGGACATGCTTATTTCCCTGGAAAAAGTGCTGCTGGAAAAGGCAGAGGACAACCTGGATACCATACTGCCCGGCTATACCCATCTTCAAAAGGCGCAGCCCATCACCTTTGCCCACCATATAATGGCTTACTGCCAGATGTTCAAAAGGGACATAGAGCGGCTGGAAGACTGCTTCAAAAGGACAAATGTGATGCCCCTTGGTTCCGGGGCACTGGCGGGTACCACCTATCCCCTTGACAGGTATATGGTAGCTGAGGAGCTTGGTTTTGCCGGAATAACGGAAAACAGCCTTGATGGCGTAAGCGACAGGGATTTTGCGATAGAACTGGCATCATGTCTTTCCATTATTATGATGCATCTCAGCAGATTCAGCGAAGAGCTTATATTATGGTCTTCCCATGAATTCAGCTTCATAGAGATGGACGATGCTTACAGCACCGGGAGCAGCATCATGCCTCAGAAAAAGAACCCTGATGTTGCCGAACTGGTGAGGGGCAAATCGGGAAGGGTTTATGGAAACCTTATGGCTCTCCTGACAGTCATGAAATCCCTGCCCCTTGCCTATAACAAGGATATGCAGGAGGACAAGGAAGCCATATTTGATTCCGTGGATACTGTAAAGATGTGTATTCCGGTATTCACAAGAATGATAGCCACCATGAAAATCAGAAAGGAAAACATGTATAAGGCTGCCCAGGGCGGTTTCACCAACGCCACCGACATGGCTGATTATCTCGTCAAGAAAGGCATCCCTTTCAGGGACGCCCATGCCATTATAGGTAAAATGGTACTTTACTGCATAAACAATAACAAAGCCATTGAAGAACTGTCGTTGGAGGAATTTAAGAATTTCTCGGGCATAATTGAAGAAGACGTATATAATGAAATCTGCCTTGAAAAATGTGTTTCCGAAAGAAAGCTGCCCGGAGGACCTGCCAAGGAAAGCGTAATGAAGTCAATAAGCAATTTGAAGGAGCATCTCGCTTCTTTGAAGCAGAGTTTGTAA
- a CDS encoding polysaccharide deacetylase family protein, with product MTKLYKILMASTISLSLLLGGCNGALSPKNENPGQSTVQSSTAEGTQEDGSNSDEATIPDENTGTSPQETGSDAGNQKDDQTVRPEIDLEKVKPNEAGKVMIVMFHRFIEKYESGDMEYVTTFDEFRNLLQTLYDKGYRLISMKDFLNDNIDVPAGCVPMVFTFDDGTPGQFSLVEEDGKLVVNKKSAVGVMMEFYEQHPDFGLEGTFYVNLGGGTFEGGAGTLAEKLKYLIDLGFEIGNHTYNHVNLLNVKTAQEVQMELGANQKRMEELIPGYKMETMALPLGNSTGDKSLRNYLVQGEYEGAKYQNLILLGVGADPTVTPININYGSLYTPRVRASGLKKVEMDLSWWLDNISRSQEYVSDGNPDTITVPEEKKDEIDVSKLGNKKLITY from the coding sequence ATGACAAAATTATACAAAATACTTATGGCGTCAACAATTTCACTTTCTTTGCTGCTTGGAGGCTGCAACGGAGCTTTGTCTCCCAAAAACGAAAATCCCGGCCAGTCCACGGTTCAATCTTCCACGGCGGAAGGTACACAGGAGGATGGCTCAAATTCCGACGAAGCAACCATACCAGACGAGAATACCGGGACTTCGCCTCAGGAAACCGGCAGCGATGCCGGGAATCAGAAGGATGACCAGACTGTCCGCCCTGAAATCGACCTGGAAAAGGTAAAGCCTAATGAGGCCGGTAAGGTTATGATAGTTATGTTCCATCGTTTTATAGAGAAATATGAATCCGGTGATATGGAATATGTCACCACCTTCGATGAATTCAGGAACCTGCTTCAGACGCTGTATGACAAAGGATACAGATTGATCAGCATGAAGGACTTTTTAAATGACAATATAGATGTCCCTGCCGGATGTGTACCCATGGTGTTTACTTTTGATGACGGTACCCCAGGACAGTTCAGTCTTGTTGAAGAGGATGGGAAGCTGGTGGTTAATAAAAAGTCGGCGGTGGGCGTAATGATGGAATTTTATGAGCAGCATCCGGATTTTGGCCTTGAAGGGACCTTTTATGTGAACCTGGGAGGAGGCACCTTTGAAGGCGGAGCAGGGACTCTGGCCGAAAAGCTCAAGTACTTAATAGACCTGGGATTTGAAATAGGAAATCACACATATAACCATGTCAATTTGCTTAATGTCAAGACTGCGCAAGAGGTGCAGATGGAGCTGGGAGCAAACCAGAAAAGGATGGAGGAGCTTATCCCGGGCTACAAAATGGAAACCATGGCTTTGCCCTTGGGCAACAGTACCGGGGATAAAAGCCTGAGGAATTATTTAGTGCAGGGAGAATATGAGGGGGCTAAGTATCAAAACCTTATCCTGCTGGGAGTAGGAGCAGACCCGACCGTAACTCCTATCAACATCAACTATGGCTCATTGTACACACCGAGGGTCAGAGCTTCGGGACTCAAGAAGGTGGAGATGGATTTATCCTGGTGGCTGGACAATATTTCGAGGAGCCAGGAATACGTAAGTGATGGGAACCCGGATACCATAACTGTACCGGAGGAAAAGAAAGATGAAATCGATGTAAGCAAGCTTGGGAACAAGAAGCTGATTACCTACTAA